The Vespula pensylvanica isolate Volc-1 chromosome 3, ASM1446617v1, whole genome shotgun sequence nucleotide sequence TACCGGTATTTGTATTAGAGGGGAAAGCACCGACATTAAAACACAAAACtattgaaaaaaggaataatgtTCGAGCTGGATTTCAGGAAAGAAATATTGCtaggaaaggaggaagaactaattttaatagaattctTAACGAATGCAAAGAACTACTtagatatataggtatagCATGCGTGCAAAGTGAAGGAGAAGCTGAAGCTATGTGTGCTTATTTAAATGAGGATGGCGTAAGTGATTTGGaactaatttatttctataaaatagaCTGttcattatattctattttttagcTTGTAGATGGTTGTATAAGTCAAGATAGTGATTGTTTTTTATATGGTGCAAAAGTtgtatatcgaaatttttgtataaGTGCTCAAGGAAATAGATCTGGTACTGGTGGAGCTGTTGATGagtataatatagaaaaaatagaaaatactcTAAATttaggaagaaataaaatgatagcACTTGCTTTATTATGCGGATGTGATTATAACGAAGGCGTAAATGGTGTAGGGAAAGAGGCagctttgaaattttttaaaactgtCAGTGATTCTTGTGTTTTAGAAaggtaaatattatatttctgaaTTACAATTGATACATTAACATTTGGcaaaaaacataatattttttagaataaaaagtTGGAGTACTGAtacaaattttgaaaaaatggaGGCTGATTTATTAAATCCCAATGTATGTACATCATGTGGCCACACAGGAAAATTACATAAACATACAAAATCAGGTTGCATAGAATGCGGTACTGTTATTAAATGCAAAGATGCATATAAGTAAGACTttcattttgtattcttttaattataattcatcTCTAATCTAAACAAAACATTATCATACTTAACAGAGAGGAAAGAACACTTATATTAAACGAGATACAAATTAGGAAAAAGGCTCGTCTTAAAGAAGATTTTCCAGATCAGGAACTCTTAGATGAATTTCTCATTCGAAAGCATTCTATACCCTCAAAATTAGATTTAGAATGGAAACAGCcacaaatagataaatatattgtaagttatataatataagttttataaaaacgaaattccTAATACGTGCATAAATATatgatgaataattattttaggatttcgttgataaatatttaacttgGGAGCCACAATAtgcgtttgaaaaaatttttcctttagCAACAAGATGGCAGCTTCGTTATCTTCCAAGTATTTCTCCTGATATGtatttctcgataaataatttatttatacctgaaaggataaagaaagtaCGGAATATAAAATCTATCGCCAATTATGAAATCATATGGACAGATACTTCTGGTATAAGAGAGAAGTTAAAAATGTGTTATGACATATCAGATAAGGAAAATAACGACGATGATATTACAAATAAGGAGCTTGTAACTATCGAACCACAAGTCGTTGTTTTGAAATGTTATCCGGACTTAGTCGAATCTtttgaaatggaaaagaataaaaagaaaccaCAAAAAAAAACCACTAGTAAACGAAAActaaataaagatagaaatattaatatcattgacGAAGGTAACGTGAAAAAGCCTCAAAGAAAAACTAAGAAAAAGCTTGTCGAAGAtcaaaataatagaaagatcgatgattttattttaaaaactcGACCTTTATCATTAGAAGAATCATTTGAGAGAATGAGTATAACGCCGAAAAGATCTAAACAAGGATGTGATCCTAACGAGGATAATATTGACAAG carries:
- the LOC122627446 gene encoding flap endonuclease GEN, which codes for MGVKDLWNILSPLCERRPLFELQGKVIAIDLSCWVVDSQSVTDNNVQPKMYLRNLFFRTAFLLTQGIIPVFVLEGKAPTLKHKTIEKRNNVRAGFQERNIARKGGRTNFNRILNECKELLRYIGIACVQSEGEAEAMCAYLNEDGLVDGCISQDSDCFLYGAKVVYRNFCISAQGNRSGTGGAVDEYNIEKIENTLNLGRNKMIALALLCGCDYNEGVNGVGKEAALKFFKTVSDSCVLERIKSWSTDTNFEKMEADLLNPNVCTSCGHTGKLHKHTKSGCIECGTVIKCKDAYKEERTLILNEIQIRKKARLKEDFPDQELLDEFLIRKHSIPSKLDLEWKQPQIDKYIDFVDKYLTWEPQYAFEKIFPLATRWQLRYLPSISPDMYFSINNLFIPERIKKVRNIKSIANYEIIWTDTSGIREKLKMCYDISDKENNDDDITNKELVTIEPQVVVLKCYPDLVESFEMEKNKKKPQKKTTSKRKLNKDRNINIIDEGNVKKPQRKTKKKLVEDQNNRKIDDFILKTRPLSLEESFERMSITPKRSKQGCDPNEDNIDKNVDQNFVKYSKNGVKYPPQMRRVLELEKVKVKLDSTLDRMFLELSPEDFTSENEDADLNMTGVIDSICNRYTFQDEHRVNEISSIIKSDLDSVVVSTSNQNLVKDMGSTKCNSIKCDRDVSITKNTMNDIPDEFDDIESYVPIYERIQRRCKKDTTRKSKKFNITKCSFGFNDLMNETDIENV